One Cellulomonas soli DNA window includes the following coding sequences:
- a CDS encoding glycosyltransferase family 4 protein — protein MRVVIASTTVPHINGGGRLIVEWTAAAMREHGHEVEEFYLPFPTSVRPDLSAVVGLRAMPFAGAGDRLVAIRWPAHLIRHENKATWFIHHYRQLFDLWDTPYRDVPANAEGIAYREALRRIDNLGLAESQSLFTNSLIVRDRVRQYNGLEAEPLFPPLGGDTSRFHQGPVGDYVFYPSRVTPIKRQLIAVEAMRYTTSGVRLVIAGKPEVAPYEHQLRAYVREHGLEDRVELRMGWLDEEDKISLLAGCLALAYLPVDEDSYGYPSLEASHSAKPIVTLTDAGGALEFVRDGVEGLVAEPDPRRLAEAFDRLYEDREETGRMGERSHARRAELNIAWPHVIDRLLGLGA, from the coding sequence GTGCGGGTCGTCATCGCGTCGACCACGGTTCCTCACATCAACGGGGGTGGGCGGCTGATCGTCGAGTGGACCGCGGCGGCCATGCGCGAGCACGGCCACGAGGTGGAGGAGTTCTACCTGCCGTTCCCGACGTCGGTCCGCCCTGACCTGTCGGCCGTGGTCGGCCTGCGCGCCATGCCGTTCGCGGGGGCCGGCGACCGGCTCGTCGCGATCCGCTGGCCCGCCCACCTGATCCGTCACGAGAACAAGGCGACCTGGTTCATCCACCACTACCGCCAGCTGTTCGACCTGTGGGACACCCCGTACCGTGACGTCCCGGCCAACGCCGAGGGCATCGCGTACCGCGAGGCGCTGCGCCGCATCGACAACCTCGGCCTCGCCGAGTCGCAGTCGCTCTTCACGAACTCGCTCATCGTGCGCGACCGTGTCCGGCAGTACAACGGTCTGGAGGCCGAGCCACTCTTCCCCCCGTTGGGCGGCGACACGAGCAGGTTCCACCAGGGACCGGTGGGCGACTACGTCTTCTACCCGAGCCGCGTCACGCCGATCAAGCGGCAGCTCATCGCGGTCGAGGCCATGCGCTACACGACCTCCGGCGTGCGGCTGGTGATCGCCGGAAAGCCTGAGGTCGCGCCGTACGAGCACCAGCTCCGGGCCTACGTGCGCGAGCACGGCCTGGAGGACCGCGTGGAGCTGCGGATGGGGTGGCTCGACGAGGAGGACAAGATCTCCCTGCTCGCCGGCTGCCTGGCTCTCGCCTACCTGCCCGTGGACGAGGACTCCTACGGCTACCCGTCGCTCGAGGCGTCGCACAGCGCCAAGCCGATCGTGACGCTGACCGACGCGGGCGGCGCGCTGGAGTTCGTGCGGGACGGTGTGGAGGGTCTCGTCGCGGAGCCGGACCCGCGACGCCTCGCCGAGGCGTTCGACCGCCTGTACGAGGACCGTGAGGAGACCGGCCGCATGGGTGAGCGCAGCCACGCCCGTCGTGCCGAGCTGAACATCGCCTGGCCGCACGTCATCGACCGTCTCCTGGGGCTGGGCGCGTGA
- a CDS encoding DegT/DnrJ/EryC1/StrS family aminotransferase yields the protein MIPIASPDLSGNESQNVAQCLESTWISSAGRFISEFEDAFAKVAGTRHAVATNNGTTALHLALVAAGVGPGDEVIVPALTYIATANAVRYCGATPVFADVVADTMNIDPADIEHRITERTKVVVPVHLYGHPADMSPIMEVAQRHGLTVIEDAAEAHASRIDGRPVGSIGHLGVFSFFGNKIVTTGEGGAVTTDDDEMAARLRLLRGQGMDPQRRYWFPVVGFNYRMTNVAAAIGVAQIERIDALLARRTQIARLYTDLLAGAEGIALPVERPNAQRVDWLYTVQITGFTSDQRNRLIDLLAEDGIETRPVFYPLHLMPPYESTPALHFPVAEQVGAEGISLPTHTLLSDEDVRTVTDALVARVAQLRA from the coding sequence TTGATCCCTATCGCGAGCCCGGACCTGTCCGGCAACGAGTCGCAGAACGTCGCGCAGTGCCTGGAGTCCACGTGGATCTCCTCGGCAGGGCGGTTCATCTCGGAGTTCGAGGACGCGTTCGCCAAGGTCGCCGGAACGCGTCATGCCGTCGCGACGAACAACGGCACGACCGCGCTCCACCTCGCGCTGGTCGCCGCAGGGGTCGGACCGGGCGACGAGGTCATCGTGCCTGCCCTGACGTACATCGCCACGGCGAACGCCGTGCGCTACTGCGGCGCCACGCCTGTCTTCGCCGACGTCGTCGCCGACACGATGAACATCGACCCGGCCGACATCGAGCACCGGATCACCGAGCGGACGAAGGTCGTCGTGCCCGTGCACCTGTACGGGCACCCGGCGGACATGAGCCCGATCATGGAGGTCGCGCAGCGGCACGGCCTCACGGTGATCGAGGACGCGGCCGAGGCCCACGCGTCGAGGATCGACGGGCGTCCGGTCGGCTCGATCGGCCACCTCGGTGTGTTCAGCTTCTTCGGCAACAAGATCGTCACCACGGGTGAGGGCGGCGCCGTCACGACGGACGACGACGAGATGGCCGCTCGCCTGCGCCTGCTGCGCGGGCAGGGCATGGACCCGCAGCGCCGCTACTGGTTCCCGGTCGTCGGCTTCAACTACCGGATGACGAACGTCGCCGCAGCCATCGGTGTCGCCCAGATCGAACGCATCGACGCCCTGCTGGCGCGCCGCACGCAGATCGCCAGGCTGTACACGGACCTGCTCGCGGGCGCCGAAGGCATCGCACTGCCCGTGGAGCGACCGAACGCCCAGCGCGTGGACTGGCTGTACACGGTGCAGATCACCGGCTTCACGAGCGACCAGCGCAACCGGCTCATCGACCTCCTCGCCGAGGACGGGATCGAGACGCGCCCGGTGTTCTACCCCTTGCACCTCATGCCGCCGTACGAGTCGACCCCGGCGCTGCACTTCCCGGTGGCGGAGCAGGTCGGTGCGGAGGGGATCTCGCTGCCGACGCACACGCTGCTCAGCGACGAGGACGTCCGGACCGTCACGGACGCGCTCGTCGCGCGCGTGGCCCAGCTGCGCGCCTGA
- a CDS encoding glycosyltransferase: MKVAMVTPMSPDSAIADVMLQTVLPLASHWQLDVWTPTEGELRPCPVPVHRFEDTHPEVVAALERYDVVVHVLGDSPLHTRILPLAIAVPGLVVLHDASITNLVRHTAIDRGFLAELVRGVRAEHGPGAAEVLRTGAPEDRPGGWMQFCADVPLDGTVLERSLGAVVHSDWHARRVDGRSLGDVTVARLPVPTNRTHTPARDEASALLDTLKADDVLVVTVGSVNANRHIDEMLEATAGDELLARRVRLWAIGAAEDDEAARLRATADRLGLSDRFDITGRVTDGVLAALLDRAHVGFALRDPVLEGQSASVLTQMEAGLPVVVYDHAHYSELPADAVVKVDPATGARGVAAALRRLVDEPDLRARLGARARAHVLEERTPEAYADALREAASLAMAARPLLHVTSDVAARLARLDLDTVPAVVDSVMDVLFELYDLA, encoded by the coding sequence ATGAAGGTCGCCATGGTCACGCCGATGTCCCCGGACTCGGCGATCGCGGACGTCATGCTCCAGACCGTGCTCCCGCTCGCGAGCCACTGGCAGCTGGACGTGTGGACGCCGACCGAGGGCGAGCTACGACCCTGTCCCGTCCCGGTGCACCGCTTCGAGGACACCCACCCCGAGGTGGTCGCGGCGCTCGAGCGGTACGACGTGGTGGTGCACGTGCTCGGGGACAGCCCCCTGCACACCCGCATCCTGCCCCTGGCGATCGCGGTCCCCGGCCTCGTCGTCCTGCACGACGCCTCGATCACGAACCTCGTGCGCCACACCGCGATCGACCGGGGCTTCCTCGCCGAGCTCGTCCGCGGTGTGCGGGCCGAGCACGGGCCCGGAGCCGCTGAGGTCCTCAGGACCGGAGCCCCCGAGGACCGCCCCGGAGGCTGGATGCAGTTCTGCGCCGACGTCCCGCTGGACGGCACGGTGCTCGAGCGGAGCCTCGGGGCGGTCGTGCACTCCGACTGGCATGCCCGCCGGGTCGACGGTCGCTCGCTCGGCGACGTGACCGTCGCACGGCTCCCCGTGCCGACCAACCGCACCCACACCCCCGCACGCGACGAGGCGTCCGCGCTGCTCGACACCCTGAAGGCCGACGACGTGCTCGTCGTGACCGTGGGATCCGTCAATGCCAACCGGCACATCGACGAGATGCTCGAGGCGACGGCCGGCGACGAGCTGCTGGCCCGCCGCGTGCGGCTGTGGGCGATCGGTGCCGCCGAGGACGACGAGGCCGCCCGTCTGCGCGCGACGGCCGACCGGCTCGGGCTCTCCGATCGCTTCGACATCACCGGCCGGGTCACCGACGGCGTCCTCGCCGCGCTGCTCGATCGTGCGCACGTCGGTTTCGCCCTGCGCGACCCCGTCCTCGAGGGCCAGTCGGCGTCGGTCCTGACCCAGATGGAGGCCGGTCTTCCCGTGGTCGTGTACGACCACGCGCACTACTCCGAGCTGCCGGCCGACGCGGTCGTGAAGGTGGACCCCGCGACGGGTGCGCGTGGCGTCGCCGCGGCCCTCCGTCGGCTGGTCGACGAACCCGACCTTCGGGCGCGGCTGGGCGCCCGGGCGCGCGCCCACGTGCTCGAGGAACGCACGCCCGAGGCCTACGCCGACGCGCTGCGTGAGGCCGCGTCGCTCGCCATGGCGGCCCGTCCGCTGCTGCACGTCACCTCGGACGTGGCCGCCCGGCTCGCCCGCCTGGACCTCGACACGGTACCGGCCGTCGTGGACTCCGTCATGGACGTGCTGTTCGAGCTCTACGACCTGGCGTGA
- a CDS encoding glycosyltransferase family 4 protein, with translation MKILVANNAAPFVRGGAELLADRLVLELRRAGHEAELLRLPLGDDPEQIRDGITAAALLDVVNVDRVIGLKFPAYLIPHHDVVIWLVHQFRQAYDPPPVGWQSDPRTDPVVAAVRASDARAFEQANRIYAISPMIAERLRTANGIEAEVLLTPPHADAPYRCAESEDFLVALGRISAGKRQHLAVAAMAHAAPGYRLVVAGAPDDDAALDALQREIDAHGLADRVELVPRFISDQEKLDLLARSIGSVYLPVDEDSYGYVCYEAAMSSKPSITATDSGGTLTLVDHGRTGLVADPRPEELAQAFDRLASDRAAARTMGEGARALALDLNLSWQHVIEELTR, from the coding sequence GTGAAGATCCTCGTCGCGAACAATGCGGCACCCTTCGTCCGTGGCGGTGCCGAGCTCCTGGCGGACCGGCTCGTCCTCGAGCTCCGGCGCGCCGGGCACGAGGCCGAGCTGCTGCGCCTCCCGCTCGGTGACGACCCCGAGCAGATCCGCGACGGCATCACGGCCGCCGCGCTGCTCGACGTCGTGAACGTCGACCGGGTCATCGGCCTGAAGTTCCCGGCGTACCTCATCCCGCACCACGACGTGGTGATCTGGCTCGTGCACCAGTTCCGGCAGGCCTACGACCCACCGCCCGTCGGGTGGCAGAGCGACCCGCGGACCGATCCCGTCGTGGCCGCTGTCCGCGCCTCTGACGCGCGCGCCTTCGAGCAGGCGAACCGCATCTACGCGATCTCCCCGATGATCGCCGAGCGGCTCAGGACGGCGAACGGCATCGAGGCCGAGGTGCTGCTGACCCCGCCGCACGCCGACGCGCCCTATCGTTGCGCCGAGTCCGAGGACTTCCTGGTGGCGCTCGGCCGGATCTCCGCCGGCAAGCGCCAGCACCTGGCGGTCGCCGCGATGGCGCATGCGGCTCCGGGGTACCGCCTGGTCGTGGCCGGCGCCCCGGACGACGACGCCGCGCTCGACGCCCTGCAGCGCGAGATCGACGCGCACGGTCTCGCCGACCGTGTCGAGCTCGTCCCACGGTTCATCAGCGACCAGGAGAAGCTGGACCTGCTCGCGCGCTCCATCGGCTCGGTCTACCTTCCCGTGGACGAGGACTCCTACGGCTACGTCTGCTACGAGGCTGCGATGTCGAGCAAGCCGTCGATCACGGCGACGGACTCCGGAGGCACGTTGACTCTCGTCGACCACGGACGCACCGGCCTGGTCGCCGACCCCCGCCCGGAGGAGCTGGCCCAGGCGTTCGACCGTCTCGCGAGCGACCGGGCGGCGGCACGCACCATGGGCGAGGGCGCCCGAGCGCTCGCGCTGGACCTGAACCTGTCGTGGCAGCACGTGATCGAGGAGCTCACGCGATGA
- a CDS encoding NeuD/PglB/VioB family sugar acetyltransferase: MSRVVIVGNGGHARACLDAWNPAAGTPVGCVGPDPADALGVPYLGDDSDLEHLVQDGTSHAFVALGSNRVRRELTSRCLDAGLVMTTVIAPSAQVGATARVGAGTIVLHKAVVGANVVLGAGSIVNTAASVDHDCVVGDFVHIAPGVHLAGTVHVGDGAMIGIGASVVPGVSIGAGAVVGAGAVVLKDVPAGSTVVGVPAQELRS; this comes from the coding sequence GTGAGCCGTGTCGTCATCGTCGGGAACGGCGGGCACGCGCGGGCCTGCCTCGACGCGTGGAACCCTGCGGCAGGGACCCCGGTCGGCTGCGTGGGCCCGGACCCGGCGGACGCCCTGGGCGTGCCCTACCTCGGCGACGACTCCGACCTGGAGCACCTCGTGCAGGACGGCACGTCGCACGCGTTCGTCGCCCTCGGCTCCAACCGCGTGCGACGCGAGCTGACCTCGAGGTGCCTGGACGCCGGTCTGGTCATGACGACCGTCATCGCCCCCAGCGCCCAGGTCGGGGCCACCGCCCGTGTCGGGGCGGGTACGATCGTGCTGCACAAAGCGGTCGTCGGCGCCAACGTCGTCCTCGGTGCCGGCTCGATCGTGAACACCGCCGCGAGCGTGGACCACGACTGCGTCGTGGGGGACTTCGTCCACATCGCTCCGGGCGTCCACCTGGCCGGCACGGTCCACGTCGGCGACGGTGCCATGATCGGGATCGGCGCGAGCGTCGTCCCGGGCGTCTCGATCGGTGCCGGCGCCGTCGTCGGCGCCGGGGCCGTCGTGCTGAAGGACGTTCCCGCCGGGAGCACAGTCGTCGGAGTACCTGCACAGGAGTTGAGGTCTTGA
- a CDS encoding glycosyltransferase, producing the protein MHLVVVSARHTAAQARTTVDSALELDPGASVHVLDVDGTYTAAGPERVLTLPFGDLTLSEVHRLAARSEPDETLEALRPRAVRALAASLPPGTVLVSARPGVLLRAIPTPLLAAAGVHGIGLAARCRAPLPADGTHPDQVDLAERGSYSTAIVAVRGDATDALADWASAATTGVQARWADAAAARLPGAVATELVVLSAWSVGPQSRVTGPDPLLLDGEAVHVVDLSSISPSAPWLLDPSLPPAPRARLSDHAVLAALTGAVGARQARLEETGPEAAWSLRHTADGLLLDEALRRALDAQDAPDPFDPAQARALLDWLTSPSSADGLGRYLSSLRSVRPDLVAAFPAVPGADTPGYLAWVAAHAVADGQPEPLVRSALDAARPSLVAPPSGRPVPGVTVLGFLRGGLGIGESARLLTEGLEAAGVPYATVSVDRHMVSVLRTPGVTGAAVSTRRFDTSVLCVNADLTPAVAAECAAVLDRTYRIGMWYWEVEDFPVSQHGGFASVDEVWVATDFVRDAIAPRSPVPVVTVTPPLPQRRALPTRSRADLHLPDGPLLLFSFDHLSTLERKNPIGVLDAFSRAVPPGSGPTLVLKSINAEQRPADAERLRLAVADRPDVLLLEDFLSPDDRDSLVAACDVYVSLHRSEGLGLTMAEAMAWGKPVIATGYSGNLQFMSHENSYLVPWTPGTIPADAAPYPAGGRWAEPDLDAAAALIRRVLDDPAEAVARGHRAAADIARLHSPQAAGERVAARLDALRARRRVAATLPAVSSIARRARLRLGR; encoded by the coding sequence ATGCATCTCGTCGTCGTCAGCGCGCGGCACACCGCAGCCCAGGCCCGCACCACGGTCGACAGCGCCCTCGAGCTCGACCCCGGCGCCTCGGTCCACGTGCTCGACGTCGACGGCACCTACACCGCCGCGGGACCCGAGCGGGTGCTCACGCTGCCGTTCGGCGACCTCACGCTCTCCGAGGTCCATCGGCTGGCGGCCCGGTCCGAGCCGGACGAGACGCTCGAGGCGCTGCGCCCGCGGGCGGTCCGTGCCCTTGCGGCGAGCCTGCCGCCCGGCACCGTCCTGGTGTCCGCCCGGCCCGGCGTCCTGCTGCGGGCGATCCCGACCCCGCTGCTCGCCGCCGCCGGCGTGCACGGCATCGGCCTCGCGGCCCGGTGCCGCGCACCGCTACCGGCCGACGGCACCCACCCCGATCAGGTGGACCTGGCCGAGCGGGGCTCGTACAGCACGGCGATCGTGGCCGTGCGCGGCGACGCGACGGACGCCCTCGCCGACTGGGCGTCGGCCGCGACCACCGGCGTCCAGGCCCGCTGGGCGGACGCGGCGGCCGCGAGGCTGCCCGGAGCAGTCGCGACCGAGCTCGTCGTCCTCTCCGCGTGGTCAGTGGGTCCGCAGAGCCGGGTGACCGGCCCCGACCCGCTCCTCCTCGACGGCGAGGCCGTGCACGTCGTCGACCTCTCGTCGATCTCCCCGAGCGCGCCCTGGCTGCTCGACCCGTCGCTGCCACCGGCACCCAGGGCGCGGCTGAGCGACCACGCGGTGCTCGCAGCGCTGACCGGTGCGGTGGGCGCCCGCCAGGCCCGCCTCGAGGAGACCGGACCCGAGGCCGCCTGGAGCCTGCGGCACACCGCGGACGGGCTCCTGCTCGACGAGGCCCTGCGCCGGGCGCTCGACGCGCAGGACGCACCCGACCCGTTCGACCCCGCCCAGGCCCGTGCACTCCTCGACTGGTTGACGTCGCCGAGCTCGGCAGACGGCCTCGGCCGGTACCTGAGCTCCCTTCGGAGCGTCCGACCTGACCTCGTCGCCGCGTTCCCCGCAGTCCCGGGTGCCGACACTCCCGGCTACCTCGCGTGGGTGGCCGCGCACGCGGTCGCCGACGGGCAGCCGGAGCCGCTCGTGCGGTCGGCGCTCGACGCCGCACGCCCCTCGCTCGTGGCCCCTCCGTCCGGGCGACCGGTCCCCGGGGTCACGGTGCTGGGCTTCCTGCGCGGCGGCCTCGGGATCGGCGAGTCGGCCCGGCTCCTGACGGAGGGGCTCGAGGCGGCCGGGGTGCCGTACGCCACGGTGTCGGTCGACCGCCACATGGTGAGCGTCCTGCGCACACCCGGGGTCACCGGCGCTGCGGTCTCGACGCGCCGGTTCGACACGAGCGTGCTCTGCGTGAACGCGGACCTCACGCCCGCGGTGGCGGCCGAGTGCGCAGCCGTCCTCGACCGGACGTACCGCATCGGGATGTGGTACTGGGAGGTGGAGGACTTCCCGGTGTCGCAGCACGGGGGCTTCGCGTCGGTCGACGAGGTCTGGGTCGCGACCGACTTCGTCCGGGACGCGATCGCCCCTCGCTCCCCCGTGCCCGTGGTGACCGTCACACCCCCGCTGCCACAGCGTCGAGCCCTGCCGACGAGGAGCCGCGCCGACCTCCACCTGCCCGACGGGCCGCTCCTGCTGTTCTCGTTCGACCACCTGAGCACGCTGGAGCGGAAGAACCCGATCGGCGTGCTGGACGCGTTCTCGCGCGCCGTGCCCCCGGGCTCGGGCCCGACGCTCGTGCTCAAGTCGATCAACGCGGAGCAGCGGCCCGCCGATGCCGAGCGGCTGCGCCTCGCGGTGGCCGACCGACCTGACGTCCTGCTCCTCGAGGACTTCCTGAGCCCCGACGACAGGGACTCGCTCGTCGCGGCCTGCGACGTGTACGTCTCGCTGCACCGGTCCGAGGGCCTCGGCCTGACGATGGCCGAGGCGATGGCGTGGGGCAAGCCCGTGATCGCGACGGGGTACAGCGGGAACCTCCAGTTCATGTCCCACGAGAACAGCTACCTCGTCCCGTGGACCCCAGGAACGATCCCTGCCGACGCGGCACCGTACCCGGCCGGTGGACGGTGGGCCGAGCCCGACCTCGACGCGGCGGCAGCGCTCATCCGCCGGGTCCTCGACGACCCGGCGGAAGCCGTCGCACGGGGGCACCGCGCGGCGGCCGACATCGCACGCCTGCACTCGCCCCAGGCCGCGGGCGAGCGTGTGGCCGCACGCCTGGACGCCCTGCGCGCGCGCCGACGGGTCGCCGCCACGCTCCCCGCCGTGAGCTCGATCGCCCGCCGTGCCCGCCTGCGTCTGGGTCGCTGA
- a CDS encoding FkbM family methyltransferase → MPESPFVSYAQHGEDVILWRAFGGRTDGTYVDVGAYDPTADSVTRALYERGWHGVNIEPGPGRIDSFEDARPRDVNLAIAIGDEDGTATLTIPDLPGWSSLLPEDRTGVDPATARHVEVPVRRLDTLLPELGLEHVDVLKIDVEGNEPAVVRGLLGGPVRPTVCVVEGVAPGVGRVAGDEAVALLVEVGYRHCLFDGLNHYLTLDDTLADALAIPASPIDAYVPIGVQLLVDERAQLHARIEELAAQIEGRVAVTPAESPARGEDAEDLPVPAAADPGRPPAPAELDASATAPVHPAARSEERTARRRSTVGRILGGGQEDAIALAVGPQPHLLDAGPLPADAAVALLYREILGREVDEAGLQGWTDQLGAGTSLVQVARGLLGSAEFAARPAAVRATTLAAVDEWQLTVARQEVAAPYRARLGVLGGGTVHDEILVRALFAAGLHREPTTQELHIEADKLRSGIGRDTLVGAFGDRPDVRARLLGTIPTSVRQRLRRLVEHGASAAAFRSLVAEAESRLLGALLTDESSVQEHAPLTVAGAGGDA, encoded by the coding sequence ATGCCTGAGAGCCCCTTCGTCTCGTACGCCCAGCACGGCGAGGACGTCATCCTGTGGCGTGCGTTCGGTGGACGCACGGACGGCACCTACGTCGACGTGGGCGCCTACGACCCGACCGCCGACTCCGTGACCCGCGCGCTCTACGAACGTGGGTGGCACGGGGTCAACATCGAGCCCGGGCCGGGCCGCATCGACTCCTTCGAGGACGCACGGCCCCGCGACGTGAACCTGGCGATCGCCATCGGTGACGAGGACGGCACCGCGACGCTGACGATCCCCGACCTGCCGGGGTGGTCGTCGCTCCTGCCCGAGGACCGCACGGGCGTGGACCCTGCCACGGCACGGCACGTGGAGGTGCCCGTGCGGCGGCTCGACACGTTGCTCCCCGAGCTCGGGCTCGAGCACGTCGACGTGCTGAAGATCGACGTGGAGGGCAACGAGCCGGCGGTCGTCCGCGGCCTCCTCGGGGGCCCGGTCCGGCCCACGGTCTGCGTGGTCGAGGGCGTGGCTCCGGGCGTAGGCCGCGTCGCGGGCGACGAGGCCGTCGCGCTGCTCGTCGAGGTGGGTTACCGGCACTGCCTCTTCGACGGGCTCAATCACTACCTGACCCTGGACGACACCCTCGCGGACGCCCTTGCGATCCCGGCGAGCCCGATCGACGCGTACGTCCCGATCGGCGTGCAGCTTCTCGTGGACGAACGTGCACAGCTGCACGCGCGGATCGAGGAGCTCGCCGCGCAGATCGAGGGGCGCGTCGCCGTGACCCCCGCCGAGTCCCCCGCTCGCGGGGAGGACGCGGAGGACCTTCCCGTCCCGGCCGCCGCGGACCCCGGCCGACCGCCGGCCCCCGCGGAGCTCGACGCGTCCGCCACGGCGCCCGTGCACCCGGCGGCGCGGAGCGAGGAGCGTACGGCGCGGAGGCGCAGCACGGTCGGCCGCATCCTCGGCGGCGGGCAGGAGGACGCCATCGCCCTGGCCGTCGGGCCGCAGCCTCACCTCCTCGACGCCGGCCCGCTCCCCGCCGACGCCGCGGTGGCACTCCTCTACCGCGAGATCCTCGGGCGGGAGGTGGACGAAGCGGGCCTGCAGGGCTGGACCGATCAGCTGGGCGCCGGTACCTCACTGGTCCAGGTCGCACGAGGACTGCTCGGCTCCGCGGAGTTCGCCGCCCGGCCGGCGGCCGTGCGCGCGACGACCCTCGCCGCGGTCGACGAGTGGCAGCTCACCGTGGCCCGCCAGGAGGTGGCTGCCCCGTACCGCGCGCGGCTCGGTGTGCTCGGTGGAGGCACCGTGCACGACGAGATCCTCGTCCGAGCGCTCTTCGCCGCGGGTCTGCACCGCGAGCCGACGACGCAGGAGCTGCACATCGAGGCGGACAAGCTCCGTTCCGGCATCGGGAGGGACACGCTCGTGGGCGCCTTCGGCGACCGGCCCGATGTCCGCGCCCGGCTCCTCGGCACGATCCCGACGAGCGTGCGGCAGCGGCTGCGTCGGCTCGTCGAGCACGGCGCCTCGGCTGCCGCGTTCCGGTCGCTCGTCGCCGAGGCCGAGTCAAGGCTCCTCGGCGCGCTCCTCACCGATGAGAGCTCTGTGCAGGAGCACGCACCGCTGACCGTGGCGGGCGCGGGCGGCGACGCGTAG